One Cellulomonas sp. Y8 DNA segment encodes these proteins:
- a CDS encoding VOC family protein: MTRGAVHHVELWFADLPSAERSWGWLLGALGYARTDRWAHGCTWSPGGAPGGAYVVLESGPDVVDAPHERRRPGVNHLAFHAGTRAEVDALVRDAPAHGWTLLFADRHPHAGGPDHYAAYLEDGEGLEVELVAAPA, translated from the coding sequence ATGACCCGCGGGGCGGTGCACCACGTCGAGCTGTGGTTCGCCGACCTCCCGAGCGCCGAGCGGTCCTGGGGCTGGCTGCTCGGCGCGCTGGGCTACGCCCGCACCGACCGGTGGGCCCACGGCTGCACGTGGTCACCCGGCGGCGCGCCCGGCGGGGCCTACGTCGTGCTGGAGTCCGGCCCGGACGTCGTCGACGCACCGCACGAGCGGCGCCGGCCCGGTGTGAACCACCTGGCGTTCCACGCCGGCACCCGCGCGGAGGTCGACGCCCTCGTCCGCGACGCGCCGGCGCACGGCTGGACGCTGCTGTTCGCCGACCGGCACCCGCACGCCGGCGGCCCGGACCACTACGCCGCCTACCTGGAGGACGGCGAGGGCCTGGAGGTCGAGCTGGTCGCGGCCCCGGCCTGA
- a CDS encoding HEAT repeat domain-containing protein — protein MGRGVRERHREDLRRLLGDHDAVRAHLTAGSGLPGPRANLELLGAFADVAPADLVLALADDADEYLRCCGTDGVGRLVLDAPAAERDRLTALLRTRAADGSWRVRESTAMALQRIGDAEPGTLRALVAHWVADPDPLVRRAAVAGVCEPRLLRDPATAAAALDACARATASIAALPAGDRRDPGVRTLRQALGYAWSVAVAGDPTAGLPRFAALRGSDDPDVVWVVRENEKKARLRRLLDAPS, from the coding sequence GCACCGGGAGGACCTGCGGAGGCTGCTCGGGGACCACGACGCCGTGCGCGCGCACCTCACCGCCGGCTCCGGGCTGCCCGGGCCGCGGGCGAACCTCGAGCTCCTGGGCGCGTTCGCCGACGTCGCGCCCGCCGACCTGGTGCTCGCGCTCGCCGACGACGCCGACGAGTACCTGCGCTGCTGCGGCACCGACGGCGTCGGCCGGCTCGTCCTGGACGCCCCCGCGGCCGAACGCGACCGGCTGACCGCCCTGCTCCGCACCCGGGCCGCCGACGGGTCCTGGCGCGTGCGCGAGTCCACCGCGATGGCGCTGCAGCGGATCGGCGACGCGGAGCCCGGCACCCTGCGCGCGCTCGTCGCCCACTGGGTCGCCGACCCCGACCCCCTGGTCCGCCGGGCCGCCGTCGCCGGGGTGTGCGAGCCGCGGCTGCTGCGGGACCCGGCGACCGCGGCCGCCGCCCTCGACGCGTGCGCGCGCGCCACGGCCTCGATCGCGGCGCTGCCGGCGGGCGACCGCCGCGACCCCGGCGTCCGGACGCTGCGCCAGGCGCTCGGCTACGCGTGGAGCGTCGCCGTCGCGGGCGACCCGACCGCCGGGCTGCCGCGGTTCGCCGCGCTCCGGGGCTCCGACGACCCCGACGTGGTGTGGGTCGTGCGCGAGAACGAGAAGAAGGCGAGGCTGCGTCGGCTGCTCGACGCGCCCAGCTGA